In Desulfovibrio oxyclinae DSM 11498, a single genomic region encodes these proteins:
- a CDS encoding cytochrome c3 family protein, translating into MEERKASKRCGGVLPFFIGFLLSCIIGWAVIPPLFYTEVEQPVRFSHQVHVEGQGMYCDSCHYFRDDGSYAGFPSNEQCAQCHMVDDPEGVMQAIKDKVGDDYEKVLDLSEEEMPEDLTWLVLSGDEEDRKAELEYLVKYAIPGKQVPWINYQYQPDNVFYSHVAHRDISIAELKESEMDLDGVTVTPIEELEDSEQNCDLCHVKGIATNDTPPPFERNIISGYSKMTMKMWQCERCHAQMGQSNACYVCHK; encoded by the coding sequence ATGGAGGAAAGAAAAGCATCGAAACGGTGTGGTGGAGTCCTTCCGTTCTTCATCGGCTTCCTTCTTAGCTGCATCATTGGCTGGGCCGTGATTCCGCCGCTGTTCTACACTGAAGTGGAACAGCCGGTCAGGTTCAGCCATCAGGTGCACGTGGAGGGACAGGGGATGTACTGTGACAGCTGCCACTATTTCCGGGATGACGGCTCCTACGCCGGTTTCCCGAGCAACGAGCAGTGTGCCCAGTGCCATATGGTCGATGACCCCGAGGGTGTCATGCAGGCCATCAAGGACAAGGTCGGTGACGACTACGAAAAGGTTCTCGATCTCAGCGAAGAGGAAATGCCGGAAGATCTCACCTGGCTTGTCCTGAGCGGAGACGAGGAAGATCGCAAAGCCGAACTGGAGTACCTGGTCAAGTATGCGATTCCCGGCAAACAGGTTCCCTGGATCAATTACCAGTACCAGCCCGACAACGTCTTCTACTCGCATGTTGCGCATCGCGACATCAGCATCGCCGAGTTGAAGGAGTCGGAAATGGACCTCGACGGCGTCACCGTTACGCCCATCGAGGAACTTGAGGATTCGGAGCAGAACTGCGACCTCTGCCATGTGAAGGGAATCGCCACCAACGACACGCCGCCGCCGTTTGAGCGGAACATCATCAGCGGTTACAGCAAGATGACCATGAAGATGTGGCAGTGCGAGCGTTGCCATGCCCAGATGGGCCAGAGCAATGCCTGTTACGTATGTCATAAATAA
- the rfbC gene encoding dTDP-4-dehydrorhamnose 3,5-epimerase, producing the protein MNVIETGLPGLLVIEPRVFADQRGFFLESYNRERFRAVGVNADFIQDNHAFSAEPGVLRGFHFQRPPAAQAKLVWVVAGKVLDVVVDLRVGSPTYGRTFTGELSGRNQRRMFIPKGFGHAYAVLEPGTHFMYKVDAPYAPDLEGGIAWDDPQLAVDWQNAFGEEGPILSAKDRELPGMTDFESPFSYEEKA; encoded by the coding sequence CTGAACGTCATTGAAACCGGCCTGCCGGGCCTTCTGGTGATCGAACCGCGCGTTTTTGCCGACCAGAGAGGGTTCTTTTTGGAATCCTACAACCGGGAACGATTCCGGGCGGTGGGCGTGAACGCCGATTTCATCCAGGACAACCATGCATTCTCGGCCGAACCGGGCGTTCTCAGGGGATTCCATTTTCAGCGCCCTCCGGCGGCGCAGGCCAAACTGGTCTGGGTTGTTGCGGGCAAAGTACTCGATGTGGTCGTAGATCTCCGGGTAGGGTCTCCCACCTATGGGCGAACCTTCACCGGAGAACTCAGTGGCAGAAATCAGCGCAGGATGTTCATCCCCAAGGGGTTTGGCCATGCCTACGCCGTTTTGGAGCCCGGCACCCATTTCATGTATAAGGTGGACGCTCCCTACGCTCCCGATCTCGAAGGCGGCATCGCCTGGGACGATCCGCAGCTTGCCGTGGACTGGCAGAACGCCTTTGGCGAGGAAGGGCCGATCCTTTCCGCCAAAGACCGGGAGCTGCCGGGAATGACCGATTTCGAATCCCCCTTCAGCTACGAGGAGAAAGCATGA
- a CDS encoding mannose-1-phosphate guanylyltransferase/mannose-6-phosphate isomerase has translation MTEQESVGEKTGERPECHAVILAGGSGTRLWPLSRNLLPKQLMALDGETTLLQQTVERVATVFPPERIWIVTNEDHVFEVRKQVTSVAKELDGHVLAEPMGRNTLPAIMLALEKVLEGDGEKQVAVFPSDHLVRDAEKWGHAVEGGSELASQGHFVTFGVKAVKPETGYGYITVGEPLGDNTYTVEGFVEKPDFETAQRFVADGSHLWNSGMFLFDCRQFLRAVARHQPVLWDWWLAREERPLVDGYGKLPDVSVDYGIVEHIDNIAVVAANFGWDDLGSWEAMYRLGDKDADGNVIQGDVLAMDCENCLLISKGGKLAVVGLRDMIMVQTRDATLSCPLPKVQRVKELVDRLKMQGSQLVESHPMVHRPWGSYIVLEEGDNYKIKRLVVTPGANLSSQMHHHRSEHWAVIKGTARVEIDHEPLLLVENQTVDIPKASQHRLGNPGRVPLEIIEIQSGPYLEEDDIVRFDDVYGRVKPRKEG, from the coding sequence ATGACCGAACAGGAATCCGTGGGCGAAAAGACGGGCGAACGCCCCGAGTGCCATGCGGTGATACTGGCTGGCGGGTCCGGGACCCGGCTCTGGCCGTTGTCGCGAAACCTGCTGCCCAAGCAGCTCATGGCATTGGATGGCGAGACGACCCTGCTGCAGCAGACCGTCGAACGCGTCGCAACCGTTTTTCCGCCGGAGCGGATCTGGATCGTCACCAATGAGGATCATGTTTTCGAGGTCCGCAAGCAGGTGACGTCCGTTGCCAAGGAGCTCGATGGCCATGTTCTGGCCGAGCCCATGGGACGCAACACGCTTCCGGCGATCATGCTTGCTCTGGAAAAGGTTCTTGAAGGGGACGGAGAAAAGCAGGTGGCGGTTTTCCCCTCCGACCATCTGGTGCGTGACGCCGAGAAATGGGGGCACGCCGTCGAAGGCGGCAGCGAGCTGGCATCCCAGGGCCACTTTGTCACGTTCGGCGTCAAGGCCGTCAAGCCGGAAACGGGGTATGGGTACATCACGGTTGGTGAGCCTCTGGGCGACAACACCTATACCGTGGAAGGCTTCGTGGAGAAGCCTGACTTCGAGACCGCGCAGCGTTTCGTGGCCGATGGCAGCCATCTCTGGAACAGCGGCATGTTTCTTTTCGACTGCCGTCAGTTCCTACGGGCGGTTGCAAGACACCAGCCCGTTCTCTGGGACTGGTGGCTGGCACGGGAAGAGCGGCCGCTTGTGGATGGGTACGGAAAACTGCCCGACGTTTCGGTGGACTATGGCATCGTCGAGCATATCGACAACATTGCCGTGGTGGCCGCGAACTTCGGATGGGACGACCTCGGCAGCTGGGAGGCAATGTACCGCCTTGGTGACAAAGATGCCGACGGCAACGTGATTCAGGGCGATGTCCTGGCCATGGACTGCGAGAACTGCCTGCTCATTTCCAAGGGTGGCAAGCTTGCGGTGGTCGGGCTTCGCGACATGATCATGGTGCAGACCCGCGACGCCACGCTCTCCTGCCCGCTGCCCAAGGTGCAGCGTGTCAAGGAGCTGGTGGACCGGCTCAAGATGCAGGGGAGCCAGCTCGTCGAGAGCCATCCCATGGTTCACAGGCCGTGGGGCAGCTACATCGTGCTGGAGGAAGGGGACAACTACAAGATCAAGCGTCTGGTGGTGACCCCCGGGGCCAACCTGAGTTCGCAGATGCATCATCATCGCAGCGAGCACTGGGCGGTCATCAAGGGTACGGCGCGCGTGGAGATCGACCACGAGCCGCTTCTGCTCGTGGAAAACCAGACGGTGGACATCCCCAAGGCGTCCCAGCACAGGCTTGGGAATCCGGGGCGTGTGCCGCTGGAAATCATCGAAATTCAAAGCGGTCCGTATCTGGAAGAGGACGACATCGTCCGCTTCGACGACGTGTACGGCAGGGTGAAGCCCCGCAAAGAGGGGTAG
- a CDS encoding FeoA family protein — protein MTAKPLTEYPAGSTVTVSEICGGCRARSRLLALGITPGCPVEVLSHGGGPVKIRVRGCDLVMGHGECEKVLALSGDGGCPIRQCVENNN, from the coding sequence ATGACAGCAAAGCCCCTTACCGAATATCCGGCCGGATCCACGGTCACCGTTTCCGAAATCTGCGGCGGTTGTCGCGCCAGATCACGCCTGCTTGCGCTCGGCATCACCCCCGGCTGCCCCGTGGAAGTGCTCTCCCACGGCGGAGGGCCAGTGAAAATCCGTGTACGCGGTTGCGACCTGGTCATGGGACATGGTGAATGTGAAAAGGTTCTGGCCCTCTCCGGCGACGGCGGATGCCCCATTCGCCAGTGCGTTGAAAACAATAACTGA
- a CDS encoding YbgA family protein, with protein MNTHHTTDKPRVGISACLLGENVRYNGGHQRDRYICDTLAQFVDFVPVCPEVGTGMGIPREAVRLAGDVDNPRLVGSKTGEDWSERMEEWSRKELSRLEDERLCAFIFKMKSPSSGMRGVKIYPPEGGQPRSTAGVGFFARRFMDRFPVLPVEDDGRLNDAVIRENFISRLFTFHRWHELQDGPQTVGALVDFHTRHKLQLMSNSVEEYRKLGKLVAHAKERPFEEVLKEYGENLFRALQLKATPKKHANVLMHVMGYFKKDLTSDEKQEILELVDAYRNGLVPLIVPVTLLNHFIRKYDKEYLKDQVYMHPHPLELKLRNQV; from the coding sequence ATGAATACTCACCACACCACTGACAAACCCCGTGTAGGCATCAGCGCATGCCTGCTCGGGGAAAATGTACGGTACAACGGCGGCCATCAGCGCGACCGGTATATCTGTGACACGCTGGCCCAGTTCGTTGACTTCGTTCCGGTATGCCCGGAGGTTGGGACCGGCATGGGTATCCCCCGTGAAGCGGTTCGGCTTGCGGGCGACGTGGACAACCCGCGACTTGTCGGCAGCAAGACCGGTGAAGACTGGTCCGAGCGCATGGAAGAATGGAGTCGCAAGGAATTGTCGCGCCTTGAAGATGAACGCCTATGCGCCTTCATTTTCAAGATGAAATCCCCATCCAGTGGGATGCGCGGCGTAAAAATCTATCCTCCGGAAGGTGGTCAACCCCGCAGCACCGCTGGCGTCGGCTTCTTTGCGCGACGATTCATGGATCGTTTCCCCGTGCTTCCCGTTGAAGACGACGGAAGGCTGAACGATGCGGTCATCCGTGAAAATTTCATCTCCCGCCTGTTCACCTTTCACCGCTGGCATGAACTTCAGGACGGTCCGCAGACTGTTGGAGCTCTGGTGGACTTCCACACCCGCCACAAACTCCAGCTCATGTCCAACAGCGTGGAAGAATACCGAAAGCTCGGAAAGCTCGTGGCCCACGCCAAGGAGCGCCCTTTCGAAGAAGTCCTCAAAGAATACGGGGAAAACCTCTTCAGGGCGCTTCAACTCAAGGCGACTCCCAAAAAACACGCAAACGTGCTGATGCATGTCATGGGATACTTCAAGAAGGACCTGACCTCCGATGAAAAGCAGGAAATACTTGAACTGGTCGATGCCTACCGCAACGGACTGGTTCCGCTCATCGTCCCGGTGACGCTCCTGAATCATTTCATTCGCAAGTACGACAAGGAATACCTGAAGGACCAAGTGTACATGCATCCGCATCCACTGGAACTCAAACTTAGAAATCAGGTATAA
- the qrcB gene encoding menaquinone reductase molybdopterin-binding-like subunit QrcB, with translation MGFDRRAFIQLITGGTVGILFTPVVWKLLDDVSIWTQNWPWIPTLKYGEKTDRPTVSKICNSGCAVNVRTVAGKAFGTEGNPENPLSRGGICPMCSNGVQLMRSPNRIKTPMVKGADGSHKAVSWDEAMDALTGKLQAAGNSVGFISGDLTGTANEVYSAFVKGAGSDDFFKLPGSNQAASRAWNGLMGGNGQIGYDLPNADLALLVGADAFESWGPTVWNQKAFSDARPMGEKPSCKYIFAGPSQQNTASVCDEWIPLAPEGEAAFMLGVAHTLLQTGMTADASDFNAFKTMVMKDFNPSKVEAAIKVPAASMASAAKQLRAASRPVVIPSGNSVAAHAAAFALNMLLGNLNRKGGMTTVAEFPLVVEGAMTPAETYEKDVVSWFAKGANPDVLITADCNPVYSLPVEVKAGFMVAIATEMNETAAAADLILPAAHPYERFDDLQTPYGVSSAVYTASVPVTDPAFDSMAPADIVLKLADAAGSGLGVESFSEVLMAKAEMIGAEWDDYFGVPSFETEAVAEQNGPSLAARTLAKAAAPVRGTGAVALAPYTMLTVGTDRQATTPNAPCVVSRNQIIGDTMVVMMNSATARKIGVGEGSKIKMAGGTGSAEALVHIYEGVLPGVVAAPFGFGHTVGDEFSKGKGDNVYKILTVTSEAATGASVWNGSTVNVTKL, from the coding sequence ATGGGTTTTGATCGCAGAGCTTTTATCCAGCTGATCACTGGAGGCACCGTCGGCATCCTCTTCACGCCGGTGGTGTGGAAACTTCTTGATGACGTGTCCATCTGGACACAGAACTGGCCGTGGATTCCCACGCTCAAATACGGTGAGAAGACCGACAGGCCCACCGTTTCGAAAATCTGTAATTCCGGTTGTGCCGTGAATGTGCGCACCGTGGCAGGAAAAGCCTTCGGAACCGAAGGCAATCCGGAAAACCCCTTGAGCCGCGGCGGTATCTGCCCCATGTGCTCCAACGGGGTCCAGCTGATGCGCAGCCCGAACCGCATCAAGACGCCCATGGTCAAGGGCGCCGACGGTTCGCACAAGGCCGTATCCTGGGATGAAGCCATGGACGCGCTCACCGGCAAGCTTCAGGCTGCCGGCAACAGCGTCGGATTCATCTCCGGCGACCTTACCGGCACCGCCAATGAAGTCTATTCCGCATTCGTCAAGGGCGCGGGAAGCGACGACTTCTTCAAACTGCCCGGTTCCAATCAGGCTGCAAGCCGCGCCTGGAACGGCCTCATGGGTGGCAATGGCCAGATCGGTTACGATCTGCCGAATGCCGACCTCGCGCTTCTCGTCGGAGCCGACGCCTTTGAATCCTGGGGACCGACCGTCTGGAACCAGAAGGCATTCTCCGACGCTCGTCCGATGGGCGAGAAGCCGTCCTGCAAGTATATCTTCGCCGGACCGTCCCAGCAGAACACTGCTTCGGTTTGCGACGAATGGATTCCGCTGGCTCCCGAAGGCGAGGCAGCCTTCATGCTGGGCGTTGCCCACACCCTGCTGCAGACGGGCATGACCGCCGACGCTTCTGACTTCAACGCGTTCAAGACCATGGTTATGAAGGACTTCAATCCTTCCAAGGTCGAAGCCGCCATCAAGGTGCCGGCCGCTTCCATGGCTTCCGCAGCCAAGCAGCTTCGAGCCGCATCCCGCCCCGTCGTTATTCCCTCCGGGAATTCGGTGGCGGCGCACGCGGCGGCGTTTGCCCTGAACATGCTTCTGGGCAACCTCAACCGCAAGGGCGGCATGACCACCGTGGCGGAATTCCCGCTGGTGGTGGAAGGTGCGATGACTCCGGCCGAAACGTACGAGAAGGATGTCGTCAGCTGGTTCGCCAAGGGCGCCAATCCCGATGTGCTTATCACCGCCGACTGCAACCCGGTCTATTCCCTCCCCGTCGAGGTCAAAGCCGGATTCATGGTCGCGATTGCCACTGAAATGAACGAGACCGCTGCTGCTGCAGACTTGATTCTGCCCGCCGCGCACCCCTACGAGCGTTTCGACGATCTGCAGACTCCGTACGGCGTATCCAGCGCGGTTTACACCGCCAGCGTCCCGGTGACCGACCCCGCGTTCGACTCCATGGCTCCGGCGGACATCGTGCTGAAGCTCGCTGACGCAGCCGGTTCCGGACTCGGCGTGGAGAGCTTCTCCGAAGTGCTCATGGCCAAGGCCGAAATGATCGGCGCCGAGTGGGACGACTACTTCGGCGTTCCGTCCTTCGAAACCGAAGCCGTCGCCGAGCAGAACGGACCGAGCCTCGCCGCCAGGACTCTGGCCAAGGCCGCCGCTCCTGTTCGTGGAACCGGCGCGGTCGCTCTTGCCCCTTACACCATGCTTACCGTCGGCACGGACCGTCAGGCCACCACGCCCAACGCTCCCTGCGTGGTCAGCAGGAATCAGATCATCGGCGACACCATGGTCGTGATGATGAACTCCGCCACCGCTCGCAAGATCGGTGTCGGGGAGGGCTCCAAGATCAAGATGGCCGGAGGCACCGGCAGCGCCGAAGCTCTGGTCCACATCTACGAGGGTGTCCTGCCCGGAGTGGTTGCCGCTCCGTTCGGCTTCGGACATACCGTCGGCGACGAGTTCTCGAAAGGCAAGGGTGATAATGTCTACAAGATCCTCACGGTGACTTCTGAGGCCGCCACCGGCGCGTCCGTCTGGAACGGTTCCACCGTGAACGTCACCAAACTGTAG
- the qrcC gene encoding menaquinone reductase iron-sulfur cluster-binding subunit QrcC — protein MQTKEFKIKWGMVIDIDKCTGCGACMVGCQVENNIAPMTKKDPYNYLQSITKDRDDASNKLRTLTWMTVYELSNGEKFPNHEVAYLPRPCMQCGNPACVPVCPVIATDKNEEGGIVSQIYPRCIGCRYCMAACPYHARYFNWWDPLWPEGMDKVLSPDASVRPRGVVEKCNFCHTRFMNAKEEARLNGEDPEKLAEDAYIPACAEICPSGAIVFGDLNNPDHKVHQLAKSPYSFRLLEKLGLDPQVYYMSKREWVRMQGDNHAAKAKH, from the coding sequence ATGCAGACAAAAGAATTCAAAATCAAATGGGGGATGGTCATTGACATCGACAAATGTACGGGCTGCGGCGCGTGCATGGTCGGTTGTCAGGTCGAGAACAACATCGCCCCCATGACCAAGAAAGATCCGTATAACTACCTTCAGTCCATCACCAAGGACAGGGACGACGCTTCCAACAAGCTGCGTACCCTGACCTGGATGACCGTATATGAGCTGTCCAACGGGGAGAAGTTCCCCAACCACGAAGTGGCCTACCTGCCGCGCCCCTGCATGCAGTGCGGCAACCCGGCCTGCGTGCCTGTTTGTCCGGTCATCGCGACCGACAAGAACGAAGAGGGCGGCATCGTCAGCCAAATCTACCCGCGCTGCATCGGCTGCCGGTACTGCATGGCTGCCTGCCCGTATCACGCACGGTACTTCAACTGGTGGGATCCGCTCTGGCCGGAAGGCATGGATAAGGTCCTCAGCCCGGATGCTTCCGTTCGCCCGCGTGGCGTGGTCGAAAAGTGCAACTTCTGCCACACCCGTTTCATGAACGCCAAGGAAGAAGCCCGGTTGAACGGTGAAGATCCCGAGAAGCTGGCGGAAGACGCTTACATCCCGGCCTGTGCCGAGATCTGTCCGTCCGGCGCCATCGTCTTCGGCGATCTGAACAATCCCGATCACAAGGTTCACCAGCTGGCCAAGAGCCCGTACTCTTTCCGTCTGCTCGAAAAGCTCGGCCTCGATCCGCAGGTCTACTACATGAGCAAACGCGAATGGGTGCGCATGCAGGGTGACAACCACGCCGCCAAGGCCAAGCACTAA
- the qrcD gene encoding menaquinone reductase integral membrane subunit QrcD, whose product MDSKLFPEGVQRCSFGKFAVWMAVITAFFLWGVYAAVLVLYNGIGTTGLDNYFGFGLWITFDLAVIALGAGAFFTGFLKYILKIKQLEKIINLTVIVGFICYSGAMLVLTLDIGQPGRAWFGYWHPNVHSMLTEVIFCITCYCTVLIIEYIPLILEQKQLNKIPFLHALAHNFHVNMALFAGIGTFLSTFHQGSLGGMYGVLIGRPYAFRDGFFIWPWTFFLFVISAVASGPVFTVLVCTFMEKLTGKKLVEYKVKALMGKIAGSMLCVYMFFKILDTYAWAVGYLPSVGLTFDQMFYGLAYGKWMLFTEIILCGVVPAIMLIVPSIRNKPSLLYTAAILNCIGVTINRYVFTVQTLAFPAMPFDEWFVYYPNWVEWASSIMIVAYGFLVLSLSYRYLPVFPQERKLNYSTES is encoded by the coding sequence ATGGATAGCAAACTCTTCCCTGAAGGTGTCCAGCGTTGCTCTTTTGGCAAGTTCGCCGTTTGGATGGCAGTCATCACGGCCTTCTTCCTCTGGGGCGTCTACGCAGCCGTGCTCGTGCTCTACAACGGAATCGGCACCACCGGACTGGACAACTACTTCGGATTCGGACTCTGGATTACGTTTGACCTCGCGGTCATCGCTTTGGGCGCCGGTGCCTTTTTCACCGGATTCCTCAAATACATCCTTAAAATCAAGCAGCTTGAAAAGATCATCAACCTCACGGTTATCGTTGGCTTCATCTGCTACTCGGGCGCCATGCTGGTGCTCACTCTGGACATCGGGCAGCCCGGCCGGGCCTGGTTCGGCTACTGGCATCCCAACGTCCACTCCATGCTGACGGAAGTTATCTTCTGCATCACCTGCTACTGCACCGTGCTGATCATCGAGTACATCCCGCTGATCCTTGAGCAGAAGCAGCTGAACAAGATTCCGTTCCTCCATGCTCTGGCCCACAACTTCCACGTGAACATGGCGCTGTTTGCCGGTATCGGCACATTCCTGTCCACGTTCCACCAGGGCTCTCTGGGCGGCATGTACGGTGTCCTGATCGGTCGTCCCTACGCCTTCCGCGACGGTTTCTTCATCTGGCCGTGGACCTTCTTCCTGTTCGTCATTTCCGCGGTTGCCTCCGGTCCGGTTTTCACCGTTCTGGTCTGCACCTTCATGGAAAAACTGACCGGCAAGAAGCTCGTTGAATACAAGGTCAAAGCCCTGATGGGCAAAATCGCCGGCTCCATGCTCTGCGTGTACATGTTCTTCAAGATCCTGGACACCTACGCCTGGGCTGTGGGCTACCTGCCCTCCGTCGGTCTGACCTTCGATCAGATGTTCTACGGCCTTGCTTACGGCAAGTGGATGCTCTTCACCGAGATCATCCTCTGCGGCGTGGTTCCGGCCATCATGCTGATCGTTCCTTCGATCCGCAACAAGCCCTCGCTGCTCTACACCGCTGCGATTCTCAACTGCATCGGCGTGACCATCAACCGTTACGTCTTCACGGTTCAGACCCTCGCATTCCCGGCCATGCCGTTCGACGAATGGTTCGTCTACTACCCGAACTGGGTTGAGTGGGCTTCCTCCATCATGATCGTCGCCTACGGCTTCCTCGTGCTGAGCCTGTCCTACCGTTACCTGCCGGTCTTCCCCCAGGAGCGGAAGCTCAACTACAGCACCGAATCCTAG